One window of Mediterraneibacter gnavus ATCC 29149 genomic DNA carries:
- the rfbB gene encoding dTDP-glucose 4,6-dehydratase yields MRTYLVTGGAGFIGSNYIHYMFKKYDNEIRIINVDKLTYAGNLENLKDIEDRENYTFVKADICDADAINKIFEENEIDRVVHFAAESHVDRSIKNPDVFVKTNVLGTLVMLNAAKAAWELPDGTFKEGKKFLHVSTDEVYGSLEEEGEYFYETTPYDPHSPYSASKASSDMLVKSYMDTYKFPANITNCSNNYGPYQFPEKLIPLIINNALQGKNLPVYGDGKNVRDWLYVEDHAKGIDMVQEKGRLFETYNIGGHNEKQNIQIIHIILDTLQEMLPEGDPRKELVSEKLITYVEDRKGHDRRYAIAPDKIKEEVGWYPETMFEDGIRLTIKWFFENEEWMKNVTSGDYQKYYEEMYK; encoded by the coding sequence ATGAGAACATATTTAGTAACCGGTGGAGCCGGGTTTATTGGATCAAACTATATTCATTACATGTTTAAAAAGTATGACAACGAAATCCGCATCATCAATGTAGATAAGCTGACATATGCAGGAAATCTTGAGAACCTGAAAGATATAGAAGACAGAGAAAATTACACATTTGTAAAGGCAGATATCTGTGATGCAGATGCGATTAACAAGATTTTTGAAGAGAACGAGATTGACAGAGTAGTACATTTTGCTGCAGAGAGTCATGTTGATCGAAGCATTAAAAATCCGGATGTATTTGTAAAGACAAATGTACTCGGGACACTTGTGATGCTCAATGCGGCAAAAGCAGCATGGGAGCTTCCTGACGGAACATTTAAGGAGGGCAAGAAATTCCTTCATGTTTCTACAGATGAGGTGTATGGATCACTGGAAGAAGAGGGAGAATATTTCTATGAGACAACTCCGTACGATCCGCACAGCCCATACTCTGCAAGTAAAGCATCATCGGATATGCTGGTAAAATCTTATATGGATACGTATAAATTTCCGGCAAATATCACAAACTGTAGCAATAACTATGGCCCGTATCAGTTTCCGGAGAAGTTGATTCCGCTGATCATTAACAATGCTCTGCAGGGCAAGAATCTTCCGGTATACGGAGACGGAAAGAATGTCAGAGACTGGCTGTATGTAGAAGACCATGCAAAAGGAATTGACATGGTTCAGGAAAAAGGAAGACTTTTTGAGACGTATAATATTGGCGGTCATAATGAAAAACAGAATATTCAGATTATCCACATTATTCTGGATACATTACAGGAGATGTTGCCAGAGGGAGATCCAAGAAAAGAACTTGTCAGTGAAAAGCTGATCACATATGTGGAAGATAGAAAAGGACATGACAGACGTTATGCTATTGCGCCGGATAAGATCAAAGAAGAAGTGGGCTGGTATCCGGAAACAATGTTTGAAGACGGTATTCGCTTGACGATCAAATGGTTCTTTGAGAATGAGGAATGGATGAAGAATGTTACAAGCGGTGACTATCAGAAATATTACGAAGAAATGTATAAATAA
- the rfbA gene encoding glucose-1-phosphate thymidylyltransferase RfbA encodes MKGIILAGGSGTRLYPLTQVTSKQLLPIYDKPMIYYPLSILMEAGIREILIISTPDDTPRFEELLGDGSQFGIQLSYKVQPSPDGLAQAFLLGEEFINGESCAMILGDNIFHGHGLSKRLKVAAAKEDGATVFGYYVDDPERFGVVEFDQDGKAVSLEEKPEHPKSNYAVTGLYFYDNHVVEYAKQIEPSARGELEITDLNRIYLEKGNLDVALLGQGFTWLDTGTHESLVDATNFVKTVETHQNRKIACLEEIAYNNGWIDKEKLGKACELYQKNQYGRYLKDVLDGKYIDQK; translated from the coding sequence ATGAAAGGTATTATTTTAGCAGGGGGATCAGGAACAAGACTTTACCCGTTGACACAGGTAACAAGTAAACAGTTACTTCCAATTTATGACAAGCCGATGATTTATTATCCTCTCAGTATTCTAATGGAAGCAGGAATCCGTGAGATCCTGATTATTTCAACTCCGGATGACACACCGAGATTTGAAGAACTTTTAGGAGATGGAAGCCAGTTTGGAATCCAGCTCAGTTATAAGGTGCAGCCATCACCGGACGGATTGGCGCAGGCATTCTTACTCGGGGAAGAGTTTATTAACGGGGAAAGCTGTGCGATGATCCTGGGAGATAATATTTTCCACGGGCATGGACTGAGCAAACGGCTCAAAGTCGCTGCGGCAAAAGAAGATGGAGCGACAGTATTCGGATATTATGTGGACGATCCGGAGCGTTTTGGTGTGGTTGAATTCGATCAGGATGGAAAGGCAGTTTCACTGGAAGAAAAACCAGAGCATCCAAAATCTAATTATGCAGTGACTGGATTGTATTTTTATGACAATCATGTGGTAGAATATGCCAAACAGATCGAACCAAGTGCCAGAGGAGAGCTGGAGATCACGGATCTGAACAGAATTTATCTGGAAAAAGGGAATCTGGATGTGGCACTGCTTGGGCAGGGATTTACATGGCTGGATACAGGAACACATGAATCACTGGTTGATGCGACAAATTTCGTAAAAACAGTTGAGACACATCAGAATCGTAAAATTGCATGTCTGGAAGAGATTGCATACAATAATGGCTGGATCGATAAAGAAAAACTTGGAAAAGCATGTGAACTTTATCAGAAAAACCAGTATGGACGATATTTGAAAGATGTTCTGGACGGAAAATATATTGATCAGAAATAG
- the rfbC gene encoding dTDP-4-dehydrorhamnose 3,5-epimerase has product MGKIKVETCEIEGLKVITPAVFGDERGYFMETYNYNDYKEAGIDMEFVQDNQSSSKKGVLRGLHFQINYPQDKLVRVVSGEVFDVAVDLRKGSKTYGQWYGVVLSAENKKQFFIPKDFAHGFVVLSDSAEFAYKCTDFYHPNDEGGLAWNDPDIGIEWPIPEDMELTISEKDQKWGGIKELNK; this is encoded by the coding sequence ATGGGAAAAATTAAAGTAGAAACTTGCGAAATTGAAGGGTTAAAAGTAATTACTCCAGCTGTATTTGGGGACGAGAGAGGATACTTTATGGAGACTTATAATTACAATGACTATAAAGAAGCCGGAATTGATATGGAATTTGTTCAGGACAATCAATCCAGCTCGAAAAAGGGAGTACTCCGTGGCCTCCATTTCCAGATCAATTATCCGCAGGACAAGCTTGTTCGCGTGGTAAGCGGAGAAGTATTCGATGTTGCTGTAGATTTGAGAAAAGGCTCTAAGACCTATGGACAGTGGTATGGAGTTGTGCTTTCAGCAGAGAATAAAAAGCAGTTCTTTATTCCGAAGGATTTTGCACACGGATTTGTTGTACTGTCAGACTCAGCAGAGTTTGCTTATAAATGTACAGATTTCTATCATCCAAATGATGAGGGCGGTCTGGCATGGAATGACCCGGATATCGGGATTGAATGGCCGATTCCGGAAGATATGGAGCTGACAATTTCTGAAAAAGATCAGAAATGGGGCGGAATCAAAGAATTGAATAAATAG
- a CDS encoding ABC transporter permease produces the protein MSSYIQNFKKFQPLLAELVARDIKIKYRRSVLGVLWTLLNPLFMMIILSVVFSSIFKFDIENFPLYILSGQLIFNFFNDATTSSMTSIIGSAALIKKVYVPKYLFVIARVFSSFINLMASLVALILVMVAMRAELHWTVIFSVIPLAMIILFSLGVGMLLAALTVKFRDIMHLYSVFTTGLLYLTPVIYPMSILPESVRTVVNINPLTNMVQMFRDVMFYNTLPTFSAVVLGVVEVAVALILGTYVFYKNQDEFILNI, from the coding sequence GTGTCAAGTTATATTCAGAATTTTAAAAAATTTCAGCCGCTTTTAGCAGAACTTGTGGCGAGAGATATCAAGATTAAGTATCGGCGGTCTGTATTGGGCGTGCTGTGGACACTGTTGAATCCGCTGTTTATGATGATTATTCTGTCAGTGGTGTTTTCCAGTATTTTTAAATTTGATATTGAAAATTTCCCGCTGTACATTTTGAGCGGTCAGTTAATTTTTAACTTTTTTAATGATGCGACGACAAGTTCCATGACTTCGATCATAGGAAGCGCAGCACTGATCAAAAAGGTATATGTACCTAAATATTTGTTTGTGATTGCCAGAGTGTTCTCTAGTTTTATCAATCTGATGGCATCTTTGGTAGCATTGATTTTGGTCATGGTGGCAATGCGTGCAGAATTGCATTGGACAGTAATCTTCAGTGTGATCCCGTTGGCGATGATTATTTTGTTTTCATTGGGTGTGGGGATGCTGCTCGCAGCTTTGACTGTTAAATTTAGGGATATTATGCATTTATATTCCGTATTTACAACAGGTCTATTGTATTTGACACCGGTTATTTATCCAATGTCAATTCTGCCCGAGTCAGTCCGCACAGTTGTAAATATCAATCCTCTGACGAATATGGTACAGATGTTCCGGGATGTGATGTTTTATAATACTTTACCAACATTTTCAGCAGTTGTACTGGGAGTTGTGGAAGTGGCAGTTGCGCTTATATTGGGAACGTATGTATTTTATAAAAATCAGGATGAGTTTATACTGAATATTTAG
- a CDS encoding ABC transporter ATP-binding protein — protein MEHETIISVEHVSMRFSLSSEKFDSFKEYVIKSLKKQVSYDEFWALKDVSFEVKQGDSLGLIGLNGSGKSTMLKTIAGVLKPTKGQVTVGGNIAPLIELGAGFDMDLTARENVFLNGALLGYNRAQMEAQYEDIVEFSELSEFMDVPVKNFSSGMVSRLAFAIATIGIPDILIVDEVLSVGDFRFQEKCEARIQNMKDQGTTILFVSHSIEQVKKICNKVVWLDHGVLKMFGDAQEICSIYEKA, from the coding sequence ATGGAACATGAAACAATTATCAGTGTCGAACATGTCTCGATGAGATTCAGTTTGTCTTCCGAGAAGTTTGACAGTTTTAAGGAATATGTGATAAAGAGTTTGAAAAAGCAGGTTTCTTATGACGAATTCTGGGCGCTAAAGGATGTTTCTTTTGAGGTTAAGCAAGGAGACTCTTTAGGACTTATTGGTCTAAATGGAAGTGGAAAAAGTACGATGCTGAAAACTATTGCAGGAGTGCTAAAGCCGACAAAAGGACAAGTGACAGTCGGAGGAAACATTGCACCATTGATTGAACTGGGAGCCGGATTTGACATGGATCTGACAGCCAGAGAAAATGTGTTTTTAAATGGAGCCCTGCTTGGCTATAATCGTGCACAGATGGAAGCACAGTATGAAGATATCGTAGAGTTTTCGGAATTAAGTGAGTTTATGGATGTTCCCGTCAAGAATTTTTCTTCCGGAATGGTATCCCGCCTGGCATTTGCGATCGCAACAATCGGGATTCCGGATATTCTGATCGTGGATGAAGTGCTGTCTGTTGGAGATTTTCGATTTCAGGAAAAGTGTGAAGCCAGAATCCAGAATATGAAAGATCAGGGAACAACAATTTTATTTGTGTCTCATAGTATCGAACAGGTGAAAAAAATTTGTAATAAGGTAGTATGGCTGGATCATGGGGTGTTGAAGATGTTTGGAGATGCTCAGGAAATATGCAGCATATATGAAAAAGCGTAA
- a CDS encoding glycosyltransferase family 2 protein — protein MKNEFYVTAYRFHVKDRNTLLIQGWFAENEMGENQLVASIDDEKLVYKTEQHTDVVDAHQCADGKAEIKNRMYLWVKLPKDWRNKKYLTLVNQCQNQMRESLRIKISHLEKLENKIEHCIDGGTVGNQVFRVTGWFVSTEEVKITLYDSEDRKLDNVIKYKRRNDVMRHYPECTEKEVHGFTAECSGSVPKKIKIVMKSGKQTARSELILKPSKIKKGIQKLKKSGFKAYVYYQQFGIKRTIDRFYTKLTHKDEVSYKNWMKTHFPTEKMLAEQRKQHFTYEPKISIVVPLYKTPEKYLDEMIDSIKKQTYGNWELCMSDGSGKDSPIKEKLCQYAAKDARIKVVHNENQLHISDNTNEALKICTGDYIAFGDHDDLLAPDAFYECVRLLNQDQTIEAIYTDEDKISMDGKEHFQPHFKTDFNIDLLRSVNYICHLFVVKRSLFEKVGLLNHEYDGAQDYDFVLRCAEQAVNIRHIPKILYHWRAHKDSTAENPESKRYAFEAGIRAIQAHYDRCGIDAEVSAEQLNGIYRSKYRLKEQPLVSVIIPNKDHTEDLDKCIRSIEEKGTYKNIEYIVIENNSEKKETFAYYEKLQAENPKVKVVFWEREFNYSAINNYGVGFAKGEYLLFLNNDTEIINPDCIEELLGYCMRDDVGIVGARLYYEDDTIQHVGVIIGLGGVAGHTFVGEPKDSLGYFGRIVTAQDYSAVTAACLMTKRKVFEKVNGFEEKLAVAFNDVDFCLKVREAGYLVVYNPYAELHHYESKSRGLEDTEEKVLRFQGEIRTFQYRWKEILNEGDPYYSPNLTLDKTDFSLRI, from the coding sequence ATGAAAAACGAATTTTATGTGACAGCATATAGATTTCATGTAAAAGATAGAAATACTCTGCTGATACAGGGCTGGTTCGCGGAGAATGAGATGGGGGAGAATCAACTCGTAGCAAGTATTGATGATGAAAAGCTGGTTTATAAAACAGAGCAGCATACAGATGTAGTAGATGCTCATCAATGTGCGGATGGAAAAGCAGAAATTAAGAATAGAATGTATCTCTGGGTAAAATTGCCAAAAGACTGGCGAAATAAAAAATATCTGACGTTGGTTAATCAGTGTCAGAATCAGATGAGAGAAAGTCTGAGGATAAAAATTTCACATCTGGAAAAGTTGGAGAATAAAATAGAACACTGTATTGATGGTGGTACGGTAGGGAATCAAGTATTCCGTGTAACAGGCTGGTTTGTAAGTACAGAGGAAGTGAAAATTACGTTATATGACAGTGAAGACCGTAAGTTGGATAACGTGATAAAGTATAAAAGAAGAAATGATGTAATGCGTCACTATCCAGAATGTACAGAGAAAGAAGTACACGGTTTTACAGCAGAGTGCAGTGGCTCAGTTCCTAAAAAGATTAAAATTGTAATGAAATCAGGAAAGCAGACTGCCAGATCAGAATTGATTTTAAAACCGTCTAAAATAAAAAAAGGAATCCAGAAATTGAAAAAAAGTGGATTCAAAGCATATGTGTACTATCAGCAGTTCGGAATAAAACGGACAATTGACCGGTTTTACACAAAGCTTACACATAAGGACGAAGTTTCTTATAAAAACTGGATGAAGACGCATTTCCCAACTGAGAAAATGCTTGCGGAACAAAGAAAACAGCATTTTACGTATGAACCTAAAATTTCAATCGTAGTTCCATTGTATAAAACACCAGAAAAATATCTGGATGAAATGATAGATTCTATTAAGAAGCAGACTTATGGAAACTGGGAATTGTGTATGTCAGATGGAAGCGGAAAAGATTCTCCGATCAAAGAAAAATTGTGCCAGTATGCAGCTAAAGATGCAAGAATTAAGGTTGTTCACAATGAAAACCAGCTTCATATATCAGACAACACAAATGAAGCATTGAAAATCTGCACAGGGGATTATATTGCGTTCGGAGATCATGATGATTTGCTTGCTCCGGATGCTTTTTATGAGTGTGTTCGTTTGTTGAATCAGGATCAGACAATTGAGGCGATTTATACAGATGAAGATAAAATTTCTATGGATGGAAAAGAACATTTCCAGCCGCATTTTAAGACAGATTTTAACATAGACCTTCTCAGAAGTGTAAATTACATCTGCCACTTGTTTGTGGTAAAGAGAAGTCTTTTTGAAAAAGTTGGTCTGTTAAATCATGAGTATGACGGTGCGCAGGATTATGATTTTGTATTGCGGTGTGCAGAGCAGGCAGTGAATATCCGGCATATTCCGAAGATTTTGTATCACTGGCGTGCGCATAAGGATTCAACAGCGGAGAATCCGGAAAGCAAGAGATATGCTTTTGAAGCAGGAATCCGTGCGATTCAGGCGCATTATGACAGATGTGGAATTGACGCCGAAGTTTCAGCGGAACAGTTAAACGGAATTTACAGAAGTAAGTATCGTCTAAAAGAGCAGCCTCTGGTATCTGTGATCATTCCAAACAAAGACCACACAGAAGATCTGGATAAGTGTATCCGTTCAATTGAAGAAAAAGGAACTTATAAAAACATTGAATATATTGTAATCGAGAACAACAGCGAAAAGAAAGAAACCTTTGCATATTATGAAAAACTTCAGGCAGAAAATCCAAAAGTAAAAGTGGTATTCTGGGAGCGGGAATTTAACTATTCTGCGATTAATAATTACGGAGTAGGATTTGCCAAAGGCGAATATCTTCTGTTTTTAAATAATGATACAGAAATCATCAATCCAGACTGTATTGAAGAACTGCTTGGATATTGCATGCGTGATGATGTGGGAATTGTCGGAGCAAGATTATATTATGAGGACGATACCATTCAGCATGTAGGTGTGATCATAGGACTTGGCGGAGTTGCCGGACATACATTTGTCGGAGAACCAAAAGATTCTCTGGGATATTTTGGAAGAATTGTAACAGCTCAGGATTACAGTGCAGTTACAGCAGCCTGTTTGATGACGAAACGAAAAGTATTTGAGAAAGTCAATGGATTTGAGGAAAAGCTGGCAGTAGCATTCAATGATGTGGATTTTTGCCTGAAAGTCAGAGAAGCAGGATATTTAGTTGTTTATAATCCATATGCAGAATTGCATCATTATGAATCAAAATCCAGAGGATTGGAAGATACAGAAGAAAAAGTACTTCGATTTCAGGGAGAAATCCGGACATTCCAGTACAGATGGAAGGAAATTCTGAATGAAGGGGATCCGTATTATAGTCCGAATCTGACTCTGGATAAAACTGATTTTAGTTTAAGGATCTAA
- a CDS encoding DUF6056 family protein has product MQKAWKKKSAVYVPFVVLFLVELWIHKGIVPDFGDDLWFKEVACSEGFSFLTWLHQRYMEWSSRTAIELLLMITVRAPLYFWRIVDSALITCVAIFLSKMAIQKTEDSIYINTITSMLVVTITYTILNSAGWIATTVNYMWPLSFGIMGLYPLRKFLEHEKINGFEMIFYSACLLIGANAEQMSVVILMAYVIFDLYCWFSTKKIYKYAAIQTGLSVLSLIYIILSPGNVIRKEKEIEAWFPVFADMSLFNKVDLGISAVIKEIFLQDNVFFFMMLFTLMVLIWQKYKKWQYRVLGAIPAFFLLSLSKMHGYRGDERLPFSLVQEMGIFVGDRVYNYKTYIVVGSIIGVCCLILILFYLFGKNTWTTWILIGTFVMGLATKAVMGFSPTVWASGYRTGWIMNFAFLFCTVFMLREWDFKNKNATCLLMGITAVCGVSGMIINYYSCMSI; this is encoded by the coding sequence ATGCAAAAGGCGTGGAAAAAGAAAAGTGCGGTCTATGTACCGTTTGTCGTTCTGTTTTTAGTCGAATTATGGATACATAAAGGAATTGTCCCTGATTTTGGAGATGATCTCTGGTTTAAAGAGGTTGCCTGTTCAGAGGGATTTTCATTTCTGACATGGCTTCATCAGCGCTATATGGAATGGTCCTCCCGTACAGCGATAGAATTGCTTCTTATGATTACAGTAAGAGCGCCGTTATATTTCTGGAGAATCGTGGATTCCGCTCTGATCACCTGTGTGGCAATATTTTTATCTAAAATGGCAATTCAAAAGACAGAAGACAGTATTTATATTAATACAATCACCAGTATGCTCGTAGTGACTATTACGTATACGATCTTGAATTCTGCAGGTTGGATTGCAACGACTGTAAACTATATGTGGCCGCTCAGTTTTGGAATTATGGGGCTGTATCCGTTGAGGAAATTTTTAGAGCATGAAAAAATCAATGGCTTTGAAATGATTTTTTACAGTGCCTGTCTGCTGATCGGAGCAAACGCAGAACAGATGTCAGTCGTTATATTGATGGCATATGTGATATTTGATCTCTATTGCTGGTTTAGTACTAAAAAAATCTATAAATACGCAGCCATACAGACCGGATTGAGTGTGCTGTCTTTAATCTATATTATACTGAGCCCTGGAAATGTCATACGGAAAGAGAAAGAAATTGAAGCATGGTTTCCAGTGTTTGCAGATATGTCACTGTTCAATAAAGTGGATTTAGGGATCAGTGCGGTGATCAAGGAGATTTTCCTGCAGGATAATGTATTCTTTTTTATGATGCTGTTTACACTGATGGTTTTAATCTGGCAGAAATATAAAAAATGGCAGTATCGTGTGTTAGGTGCGATTCCGGCATTTTTTCTGTTATCACTTAGTAAAATGCATGGATATCGTGGTGATGAGAGATTACCTTTTAGCTTAGTACAGGAGATGGGAATTTTTGTTGGAGACAGAGTTTATAATTACAAAACATATATTGTAGTAGGAAGTATTATTGGCGTGTGTTGCTTGATTCTGATTTTGTTTTATTTGTTTGGAAAAAATACATGGACAACGTGGATTCTGATCGGAACATTTGTTATGGGACTGGCAACAAAGGCTGTTATGGGATTTTCGCCGACAGTATGGGCGTCTGGATACAGAACCGGATGGATCATGAATTTTGCTTTTCTTTTCTGTACTGTGTTTATGCTGAGAGAGTGGGATTTCAAAAATAAAAACGCAACCTGCCTTCTTATGGGGATTACGGCAGTATGTGGTGTTTCAGGCATGATTATCAATTACTATTCGTGTATGAGTATATAG
- a CDS encoding glycosyltransferase family 39 protein has translation MRKIIDSVFRNIVVWFSLILVSFLAVVSFLFTSVFEWDESNQYLPEVIHYKSDIFIITLAVCVFIIFLLYRTKYLERISLISMKIFLIISVLVLSLGWIFLTRPVPVADDMMVSNAAVQFLNNDYSMLQKGGYVYQYVHQLGIIWLLEQIYRLFGAGNYLVYQMLNVLTLCVVYGCLLKLSKKIFKTETAERITVVILFMFCVPIFYTTFVYGNLIGLALSLLGFVFLLEHFENRKLRYAVAFVVCAVLAVLVKSNYQVAMIAMAAVLFVDCMKSKKGWNLLCIVLMFSLSFGAQAGLEKYYSARSGIELEKGASKLLWIAMGMQKGPLAEGWYDVSLIDMMNEASETGKTEGEVALNHIQESLKGFSENKKVAVEFYYHKIVSQWNEPSFEALWISNHQPDQHPDGISKIAASFYYGRTGKILYKWFDVIHFLILSMAGIGIWKRRKQMELGELLLLTTVLGGFFFHILWEAKSQYIWTYFILLIPTAAGGIREVGIWLDARGRKHS, from the coding sequence ATGAGAAAAATAATCGATAGCGTATTCCGAAATATTGTAGTTTGGTTTTCACTGATTCTGGTCAGCTTTCTTGCGGTTGTAAGTTTTCTGTTTACCAGTGTTTTTGAATGGGATGAGAGCAATCAATATCTTCCGGAAGTTATTCATTATAAAAGTGATATTTTTATAATTACCTTGGCAGTATGTGTTTTTATTATATTTTTACTATATCGAACGAAATATTTAGAACGCATTTCACTTATCAGTATGAAAATTTTTTTGATCATAAGTGTGCTGGTATTATCACTTGGATGGATTTTTCTGACTCGTCCGGTTCCGGTTGCAGATGATATGATGGTTTCCAACGCCGCAGTGCAGTTTTTGAATAATGATTATTCGATGCTCCAGAAAGGCGGATATGTATATCAGTATGTACATCAGTTGGGGATTATCTGGCTGTTGGAACAGATATATCGGCTTTTTGGAGCAGGAAATTATCTGGTTTATCAGATGTTAAACGTATTGACATTGTGTGTTGTATATGGATGTTTGTTGAAGTTGTCAAAAAAAATTTTCAAAACAGAGACGGCAGAGCGAATTACAGTGGTTATATTGTTTATGTTTTGTGTTCCGATTTTTTATACAACATTTGTATATGGAAATCTGATAGGGCTGGCACTTTCTCTTCTTGGGTTTGTATTCCTTTTGGAACATTTTGAAAATCGAAAACTCAGATATGCAGTGGCGTTTGTAGTATGCGCTGTACTGGCGGTATTAGTGAAAAGCAATTATCAGGTGGCAATGATTGCTATGGCAGCAGTACTGTTCGTAGACTGCATGAAATCAAAAAAAGGATGGAATTTACTCTGTATTGTGTTAATGTTCAGTCTAAGCTTTGGAGCACAGGCAGGATTGGAAAAATATTATTCCGCACGTTCAGGGATAGAGTTGGAGAAAGGAGCATCCAAATTGCTCTGGATCGCAATGGGAATGCAAAAAGGTCCTCTTGCAGAAGGCTGGTATGACGTGTCTTTGATCGATATGATGAATGAGGCGAGTGAAACAGGGAAAACAGAGGGAGAAGTAGCATTAAACCATATTCAAGAATCTCTGAAAGGATTTAGTGAAAATAAAAAAGTAGCAGTTGAGTTTTATTATCACAAGATTGTTTCACAATGGAATGAACCGAGTTTTGAGGCATTGTGGATTAGCAATCATCAGCCGGATCAGCATCCAGATGGGATTTCAAAAATTGCAGCCTCTTTTTATTATGGAAGAACAGGAAAAATTCTTTATAAATGGTTTGATGTGATTCACTTTTTGATTTTGAGTATGGCAGGAATTGGAATATGGAAGAGAAGGAAGCAGATGGAATTAGGAGAATTATTATTATTGACAACAGTTCTTGGTGGATTTTTCTTTCATATATTGTGGGAAGCAAAATCACAGTATATTTGGACATACTTTATTTTGTTGATTCCGACGGCTGCAGGAGGAATTCGAGAAGTTGGTATATGGCTAGATGCAAGAGGGAGAAAACACAGTTAA
- the rfbD gene encoding dTDP-4-dehydrorhamnose reductase codes for MRALVTGVKGQLGHDVMNELAKRGYEGVGVDVEEMDITDAAAVDSVIREAKVDSVVHCAAWTAVDAAEDNEEMCRKVNAEGTENIAKVCKALDIPMIYISTDYVFEGEGTRPWEPDDNVTQPLNIYGQTKYEGEQAVERLLDKYYIVRIAWVFGVNGKNFIKTMLNLGETHDTLTVVDDQVGTPTYTYDLARLLVDMLEKDAYGKYHVTNEGGYITWYEFAKEIFAQAGMDVNVVPVTSDKFPAKAKRPHNSRMDKSKLKKNGFTPLPTWQDALKRYLSEIR; via the coding sequence ATGAGAGCGTTAGTAACAGGAGTAAAAGGTCAGCTTGGACATGATGTCATGAACGAGCTTGCAAAGAGAGGATATGAAGGTGTTGGTGTAGATGTTGAAGAGATGGACATCACAGATGCAGCAGCAGTAGATTCTGTCATTCGTGAGGCAAAGGTAGACAGCGTTGTTCACTGTGCAGCATGGACGGCAGTAGATGCAGCGGAAGACAATGAAGAAATGTGCAGAAAAGTCAATGCTGAAGGTACTGAGAATATTGCAAAAGTATGTAAGGCACTTGATATCCCGATGATCTATATCAGTACAGATTACGTGTTCGAGGGAGAAGGAACACGTCCGTGGGAGCCGGATGATAACGTAACACAGCCACTGAATATTTACGGACAGACCAAATATGAGGGAGAACAGGCTGTGGAACGTCTCTTGGACAAATATTATATTGTTCGTATCGCGTGGGTCTTTGGTGTGAATGGAAAGAATTTTATCAAGACCATGCTGAATCTGGGAGAGACACATGATACTCTGACAGTTGTGGATGATCAGGTAGGAACTCCGACGTATACTTATGATCTTGCCAGACTGCTTGTGGATATGCTGGAAAAAGATGCTTATGGAAAATATCACGTGACAAATGAAGGGGGATATATCACCTGGTATGAATTTGCAAAAGAGATTTTTGCGCAGGCAGGAATGGATGTCAATGTAGTTCCGGTGACAAGCGACAAATTTCCGGCAAAGGCAAAACGCCCTCACAACAGCAGAATGGACAAATCTAAACTGAAGAAAAACGGCTTCACGCCGCTTCCGACCTGGCAGGATGCCTTGAAAAGATATCTGTCAGAAATACGTTAA